Proteins co-encoded in one Medicago truncatula cultivar Jemalong A17 chromosome 8, MtrunA17r5.0-ANR, whole genome shotgun sequence genomic window:
- the LOC25501092 gene encoding protein ASYMMETRIC LEAVES 2, translating into MASSNSPCAACKFLRRKCQPECAFAPYFPPDQPQKFANVHRIFGASNVTKLLNDLHPHQREDAVNSLAYEAEMRLRDPVYGCVGVISLLQHQLRQLQMDLYCAKSELSRFQNLSIAAAATAGHGLITGMTGESVTAAAGNYHHTQNTAGGGNNSNGRDHRYHQHHQFFPRDQHQQHNLVRNFDGGIGSNYDASLLAMNISASLGQINQLQHHSAAGGGGDDRRTVNRS; encoded by the coding sequence ATGGCATCCTCAAATTCACCATGTGCAGCATGCAAGTTTCTACGCCGAAAATGCCAACCAGAATGTGCATTTGCACCTTATTTTCCACCTGATCAGCCACAAAAATTTGCAAATGTTCATAGAATTTTTGGAGCAAGCAATGTTACAAAGCTTCTCAATGATTTACACCCTCACCAACGTGAAGATGCTGTGAATTCACTTGCTTATGAAGCTGAGATGCGACTTCGAGATCCTGTTTATGGTTGTGTTGGTGTAATTTCTCTCCTTCAACACCAACTTCGTCAGCTTCAGATGGATCTTTATTGTGCTAAATCCGAACTTTCTCGTTTTCAAAACTTGAGTATCGCAGCGGCAGCTACTGCCGGTCATGGACTCATAACCGGCATGACAGGTGAGTCTGTCACGGCCGCTGCAGGTAATTACCACCACACGCAAAATACTGCTGGTGGTGGTAATAACAGTAACGGCCGTGACCATCGttatcatcaacatcatcagtTTTTTCCAAgggatcaacatcaacaacataatttGGTTAGAAATTTTGATGGTGGAATTGGGAGCAACTATGATGCTAGTCTCTTGGCTATGAATATATCTGCTAGCTTAGGACAGATCAATCAACTTCAACATCATAGTGCtgctggtggtggtggtgacgaCCGCCGTACTGTTAACCGCTCCTAG